In one Thermococcus sp. 2319x1 genomic region, the following are encoded:
- the rpl18a gene encoding 50S ribosomal protein L18Ae gives MEVKVFRVKGVFEKNGKKFRFTKEYRALKPEDIKELVLSGIGSKHRVKRSKIYIESVEEIKPEEAENPVVRRLSLELA, from the coding sequence ATGGAGGTTAAGGTGTTCAGAGTTAAGGGGGTCTTTGAGAAGAACGGAAAGAAGTTTAGGTTCACCAAGGAGTACAGGGCATTAAAACCAGAAGACATAAAGGAGCTTGTCCTTTCAGGGATTGGAAGCAAGCACCGCGTTAAGAGGTCAAAGATATACATAGAGAGCGTTGAAGAGATAAAGCCAGAAGAGGCTGAGAACCCAGTAGTTAGAAGACTCAGCTTAGAGCTTGCCTGA
- a CDS encoding 50S ribosomal protein L39e, giving the protein MARNKPLAKKLRLAKAAKQNRRVPVWVIVKTNRRVLTHPKRRYWRRTKLKE; this is encoded by the coding sequence ATGGCAAGAAACAAACCGTTGGCAAAGAAGCTCCGCCTGGCAAAGGCAGCTAAGCAAAATAGGAGAGTACCTGTTTGGGTTATTGTGAAAACCAACAGAAGGGTTTTGACACACCCCAAGAGAAGATACTGGAGGAGAACCAAGCTTAAGGAGTGA
- a CDS encoding 50S ribosomal protein L31e yields the protein MAEERIYVVPIRKIKKIVPRWKRAPRAARFVREFIARHTKADEVIIGTDVNEKIWERGIEKPPSKLRVKVTIEEREGVKVAEVHLA from the coding sequence ATGGCGGAAGAGAGAATTTACGTTGTCCCAATTAGAAAAATCAAAAAGATCGTTCCTAGATGGAAGAGAGCGCCAAGAGCCGCTCGTTTTGTTAGGGAGTTTATAGCGAGGCACACAAAGGCAGATGAGGTCATAATAGGCACGGACGTTAACGAAAAGATCTGGGAGAGGGGTATCGAGAAGCCACCAAGCAAGCTCCGTGTCAAGGTAACCATCGAGGAGAGGGAAGGCGTTAAGGTGGCTGAAGTCCACCTCGCTTGA
- the pfdA gene encoding prefoldin subunit alpha, giving the protein MENREQLERLAYEYQLLQAQAQLLAQNLELLTLGKNEFQAVKETLEGLKSVEEEKPEILVPIGAGSFLKGRIEDKNNVIVSVGSGYAIEKSIDDAIVYLEERIKEYESAIAKTQEALHQLEHKLQELAQKAQQLQQKQAMSFRVPKK; this is encoded by the coding sequence ATGGAAAACAGAGAACAGCTTGAGAGATTGGCTTATGAGTATCAGCTTTTACAAGCCCAGGCACAGCTTTTGGCCCAAAACCTTGAGCTCTTAACCCTCGGTAAGAATGAGTTCCAGGCCGTAAAAGAGACCCTTGAAGGGCTAAAAAGCGTTGAGGAAGAGAAGCCCGAGATTCTCGTCCCAATAGGGGCTGGTTCGTTCTTAAAGGGAAGGATAGAGGACAAAAACAATGTCATAGTTAGCGTTGGTTCCGGATACGCAATCGAGAAGAGCATTGATGATGCAATAGTATACCTTGAAGAGAGGATCAAGGAGTATGAAAGTGCCATTGCAAAGACCCAAGAAGCGTTACACCAGCTGGAACACAAGCTTCAAGAATTAGCTCAAAAAGCCCAACAATTGCAACAAAAGCAGGCGATGAGCTTCAGAGTCCCCAAGAAGTAA
- a CDS encoding SDR family oxidoreductase: MIKNKLIVVTGGAGFIGSHIAEELSKENEVIVIDNLYAGKVENVPPNVKFIQADIRDYQSMAELISQADYVFHEAALVSVVESVEKPVLTEEINVLGTLNILKALSEGHGKLIFASSAAVYGDNQNLPLKESEKPNPLSPYGVTKVAGEYYCKVFYELYGVPTASLRYFNVFGERQGYNQYAGVISIFINRALKGEPLIIYGDGKQTRDFIYVKDVVKANILVAKSNKANGKVFNVARGERTTILELALKIIDATSSLSSIIFDKPRPGDIRHSQADISEIRKLGFEPEYSLEEGLLRTIEWYKHRGVG; the protein is encoded by the coding sequence ATGATAAAGAACAAGCTAATTGTGGTCACCGGAGGAGCAGGGTTCATAGGCTCCCACATAGCCGAAGAGCTCAGCAAAGAGAACGAGGTGATAGTGATAGATAACCTCTACGCCGGTAAAGTTGAGAACGTCCCCCCAAATGTGAAGTTCATTCAGGCTGATATAAGGGACTACCAAAGCATGGCCGAGCTAATTTCTCAAGCGGATTACGTTTTTCATGAAGCTGCTTTAGTTAGCGTTGTTGAAAGCGTAGAAAAGCCAGTTCTCACGGAGGAGATAAACGTTCTCGGCACTTTAAACATTCTAAAAGCCCTCAGCGAGGGGCATGGAAAGTTGATTTTCGCTTCATCTGCCGCAGTCTATGGGGACAACCAGAACCTCCCCCTCAAAGAGAGCGAAAAACCCAATCCTTTGTCTCCCTATGGCGTGACAAAGGTAGCTGGAGAGTACTACTGCAAGGTCTTTTACGAGCTTTATGGGGTTCCAACTGCAAGCTTGAGGTATTTCAACGTTTTTGGAGAAAGGCAAGGCTACAATCAATATGCCGGTGTTATAAGCATCTTCATAAACAGAGCTCTTAAAGGTGAACCCCTAATAATCTACGGCGATGGAAAGCAAACGAGGGACTTCATTTACGTTAAAGATGTTGTAAAGGCAAACATCCTTGTAGCTAAGAGCAACAAGGCAAACGGAAAGGTCTTCAACGTTGCGAGGGGAGAGAGAACAACAATACTTGAACTTGCGCTCAAGATCATCGATGCAACAAGCTCGTTGAGTTCAATCATCTTCGACAAGCCAAGACCGGGGGACATAAGGCACAGTCAAGCCGATATAAGCGAGATAAGGAAACTTGGTTTTGAGCCGGAATACTCGCTTGAGGAGGGATTATTGAGGACAATTGAGTGGTACAAGCACAGGGGAGTGGGATGA
- a CDS encoding translation initiation factor IF-6: MHIERLDFENSPYLGVFGLATDKFALVREGLQEKKLNVLREVLKVPIIETSIMKSRIVGIFAAANSNAVVVPYYIWDSELEKIKTSLEENGLDVRVEPVLSKLTAFGNLILVNDKAALISSKFTREEAKQFEDIFGVEVERGVIANYHAVGSVGVVTNKGGLVHPEATDEELEWLEDLFKVDFYVGTANMGVPFVGSCMIANSFGVVVGHLTTGPEIVKIEEALGFLG; this comes from the coding sequence ATGCACATTGAAAGACTGGACTTTGAAAACTCGCCATATCTTGGTGTATTTGGCTTGGCCACTGATAAGTTTGCCCTAGTTAGAGAAGGGCTTCAGGAGAAGAAGCTTAACGTCCTTAGGGAAGTTTTAAAGGTTCCGATTATTGAAACGAGTATAATGAAGTCAAGAATAGTTGGGATCTTTGCCGCGGCAAACTCGAATGCCGTAGTAGTCCCATACTACATCTGGGACTCCGAGCTTGAGAAAATTAAAACCTCCCTGGAAGAGAACGGCCTGGACGTCAGGGTTGAGCCAGTTTTAAGCAAGCTTACCGCCTTTGGAAACCTTATACTTGTGAACGATAAAGCTGCTTTGATAAGCTCAAAGTTCACGAGGGAAGAAGCAAAGCAGTTCGAGGATATCTTTGGTGTCGAAGTGGAGAGGGGAGTAATAGCCAACTACCACGCAGTTGGAAGCGTTGGAGTGGTTACGAACAAGGGAGGTCTTGTTCATCCCGAAGCAACTGATGAAGAGCTTGAGTGGCTTGAAGACCTCTTCAAAGTTGATTTTTATGTGGGAACTGCCAACATGGGTGTTCCCTTTGTGGGCTCATGCATGATTGCAAATTCCTTTGGTGTTGTAGTTGGGCACCTCACAACTGGTCCCGAGATAGTTAAGATTGAAGAGGCATTGGGCTTTTTGGGGTGA